From Lysinibacillus sp. SGAir0095, the proteins below share one genomic window:
- the addB gene encoding helicase-exonuclease AddAB subunit AddB, protein MSLRVISGRAGTGKSTLIHKEIVKELKERPLGSQIYLIVPDQMSYQAEHMLTNQYDIKGIIRAQVMTFKRLAWYILQETGGIAKEQIDKIGYRMLIRRLLAENKEQFTLFRQSADKRGFTKEIEQLIKEFSQYNIDSETLNEVIKQLEETSAPNTLIAKTKDLQLILTKLEEVLGDSFVDSEGFYPILLEQLHNSEKIREAHIYIDGFTAFTVREFEIVKQLMSLAKRVTVVLPFEDPNDKYDDQAVFYRPAVMFDKLLQEAYKNQLEVEPRIHLEDKYRFQNQDLQHVEEQFHQAVAVPIQSEGFVQIIEGANRRAEIHGIAREICRIVQEEGMRYRDIGIMYRQAEIYDPLVQTIFAQYNIPFFTNEKETMLHHPLIEFSRSILEVASSNWQYEPVFRSVKTDLFFPLNSDLKVMREKADLFENFVIAQGIYGYRWFEDSRWFYKKYRGLEFYSKRQTDEEIQMQQLIDEMREIIKAPLERLQEQLKKAETGREIAMALYSCIDELKVYEKLQALKNTELSEHDLHGASEHDQAWNRWVNVLEQFALLFGNQKLTLEEAAQILDEGFDTLQFSKIPPSVDEVTVSTVEFSRFDNKRTVFVIGVNDGVYPMRMDYEGLITDIERGWFAEVETELSPTSKHRLLQEAFLIYRAFSSPTDRLYVTYSSSDEESKALLPSLYINRLHKLFEIGGVKTLPHKRVLNDPIEELESKNTLSYLQHPRTSLAYLMMQLRQAEYSQQLAPEWLALKTFYEQNANWKYVLQAVMRPLEKKNVAEKLSPEVTESLYGTELTSSVSRIEKFYRCPFSHFTTYGLRLEERAVYRLENFAMGDLFHEALKWITLETERLNLQWNRLTKVQCSQLARQAVEQIVPVFSHQILLSSARYRYIQRKLIRIVERTMMALSQHAKTSFFKPVAIEAAFGPNEKLPPLEIDLSGGRKMRIQGRIDRIDRAKIGEKSYLRVIDYKSSSRDLDLNEVYHGISLQLLTYLDVAVENSELWFDGDVDPAGVLYVHVHNPILKMEQEVDEISLELERMKKYRMKGLLTENAESLIAMDEDLELGGSSKIVPVYLKKDGTASPSLSRVVQPSDMGQIKQYVRHKHKVAGDGILSGETGIQPYRLKGRTACDYCSFKSVCQFDPTDHEQLYHQLPADKPTNIVSKIREELKNDGTINS, encoded by the coding sequence ATGTCTTTACGAGTGATCAGTGGACGAGCTGGTACTGGAAAGTCTACATTAATACACAAAGAAATCGTAAAAGAATTAAAGGAACGACCTTTAGGCTCTCAAATTTACTTAATCGTTCCTGACCAAATGTCATACCAAGCAGAGCACATGTTAACCAATCAATATGATATAAAAGGAATTATTCGAGCACAGGTTATGACGTTTAAGCGTTTAGCATGGTATATCCTGCAAGAAACAGGAGGAATTGCGAAGGAACAAATCGACAAAATTGGTTATCGAATGCTCATTCGACGTTTACTTGCCGAGAATAAGGAGCAGTTTACTTTATTCCGTCAATCTGCAGATAAACGTGGATTTACTAAAGAAATTGAACAGCTTATTAAAGAGTTTAGCCAATATAACATTGATAGCGAGACATTAAATGAGGTAATTAAACAATTAGAAGAAACGTCGGCTCCTAATACACTTATAGCAAAAACAAAGGATTTGCAGTTGATTTTGACAAAATTAGAAGAGGTCCTGGGAGATAGCTTCGTTGATAGTGAAGGTTTTTATCCAATACTCCTTGAACAGCTGCATAATTCAGAAAAAATTAGAGAGGCACACATTTATATAGATGGTTTTACAGCTTTTACTGTTCGAGAGTTTGAGATCGTCAAACAGTTAATGTCTTTAGCGAAAAGAGTGACCGTAGTATTGCCGTTTGAGGATCCTAACGATAAGTATGATGACCAAGCTGTCTTTTATCGACCTGCCGTAATGTTCGATAAATTACTTCAAGAAGCATACAAAAATCAACTTGAAGTTGAACCTCGTATTCATTTAGAAGATAAATATCGCTTTCAAAATCAGGATTTACAGCATGTTGAAGAGCAATTCCATCAAGCAGTCGCCGTTCCAATTCAATCAGAAGGATTTGTTCAAATCATTGAAGGGGCAAACAGAAGGGCGGAGATTCATGGGATTGCCCGGGAAATATGTCGAATTGTCCAAGAAGAAGGAATGCGTTATCGAGATATTGGAATTATGTATCGTCAAGCAGAGATCTATGATCCGTTAGTACAAACTATATTTGCACAATATAATATTCCTTTCTTCACAAATGAAAAAGAGACTATGCTACATCATCCATTAATCGAATTCAGTCGCTCGATTTTAGAAGTAGCTTCTTCTAATTGGCAGTACGAGCCAGTATTTAGAAGTGTTAAAACGGATTTGTTCTTTCCATTAAACAGTGACTTGAAAGTAATGCGAGAGAAGGCTGACCTTTTCGAAAACTTTGTTATTGCTCAGGGGATATATGGCTATCGATGGTTTGAGGATTCCAGATGGTTTTATAAAAAATATCGCGGCCTAGAGTTTTATTCCAAAAGACAAACGGATGAAGAAATTCAAATGCAGCAACTGATAGATGAAATGAGAGAAATCATCAAGGCTCCTTTAGAAAGACTACAGGAACAGCTAAAGAAAGCTGAAACAGGTCGGGAGATCGCGATGGCACTTTATAGCTGCATAGATGAACTGAAAGTCTATGAAAAATTGCAGGCTTTAAAAAATACTGAATTGAGTGAGCACGACCTTCATGGCGCCAGTGAACATGATCAAGCTTGGAATCGGTGGGTCAATGTATTAGAGCAATTTGCCCTTCTATTTGGGAATCAGAAGCTAACACTTGAAGAAGCAGCCCAAATATTAGACGAAGGATTTGATACGCTGCAATTTTCCAAAATCCCACCTTCAGTTGATGAAGTAACTGTCTCGACAGTAGAATTTTCTCGTTTTGACAATAAAAGGACCGTGTTTGTAATAGGTGTGAATGATGGCGTATATCCGATGCGTATGGACTATGAGGGATTGATTACGGATATTGAGCGAGGTTGGTTTGCAGAAGTAGAGACCGAGTTATCACCAACTTCAAAACATCGTCTTTTACAGGAAGCATTTTTAATATATCGTGCATTTTCTTCTCCTACCGATAGACTTTATGTCACTTATTCAAGCTCTGATGAAGAAAGTAAAGCATTACTGCCATCGTTATATATAAATCGATTGCATAAGCTGTTCGAAATAGGGGGAGTTAAAACTTTACCCCATAAGCGTGTTCTTAATGACCCGATTGAGGAATTGGAATCAAAAAATACACTTTCTTACTTACAGCATCCAAGAACATCCCTTGCCTATTTAATGATGCAATTACGTCAGGCAGAGTACTCACAACAACTAGCACCCGAATGGCTGGCATTAAAGACGTTTTATGAACAGAATGCAAACTGGAAGTATGTACTTCAAGCTGTCATGCGACCTTTGGAGAAGAAAAATGTTGCCGAAAAACTTTCGCCTGAAGTTACCGAAAGCCTTTATGGTACAGAGTTAACCTCAAGTGTGTCACGTATAGAAAAATTTTATCGCTGTCCGTTCTCCCATTTCACAACGTATGGATTGAGATTAGAAGAACGAGCAGTTTATCGACTTGAAAATTTCGCGATGGGTGATTTGTTCCATGAGGCTTTAAAATGGATAACGCTTGAAACAGAGCGTTTAAACCTCCAATGGAATCGTCTAACCAAAGTACAATGCAGCCAGCTTGCTCGTCAGGCGGTAGAGCAGATTGTACCTGTATTTTCCCATCAAATTTTACTAAGCAGTGCACGCTACCGTTATATTCAACGAAAATTAATTCGAATTGTTGAAAGAACAATGATGGCACTATCACAGCATGCTAAAACCTCTTTCTTTAAACCAGTTGCTATTGAAGCGGCATTTGGTCCTAATGAGAAGCTACCGCCTTTAGAAATTGACTTATCGGGTGGAAGAAAAATGCGAATTCAAGGCCGAATTGACCGAATAGATCGTGCCAAAATTGGCGAAAAATCCTATTTGCGTGTCATTGACTACAAATCATCCAGTCGCGATTTAGATTTGAATGAGGTCTACCATGGGATTTCACTACAGTTATTAACGTATTTAGATGTAGCTGTTGAAAATTCTGAGCTTTGGTTCGATGGCGATGTGGACCCTGCTGGAGTACTTTATGTTCATGTGCATAATCCAATTTTAAAAATGGAACAGGAAGTAGATGAAATCTCACTTGAATTAGAACGCATGAAAAAGTATCGGATGAAGGGTCTTCTTACAGAAAATGCGGAATCATTAATTGCAATGGACGAAGATTTGGAACTGGGCGGTAGCTCAAAAATAGTTCCAGTCTATTTAAAGAAAGATGGAACAGCCTCCCCTTCATTATCACGTGTTGTTCAACCAAGTGATATGGGCCAAATTAAACAATATGTAAGACACAAACATAAGGTGGCTGGCGATGGCATTTTAAGTGGCGAGACAGGAATTCAGCCTTATCGCCTAAAGGGGCGCACAGCTTGTGATTACTGTAGCTTTAAATCGGTTTGTCAATTTGATCCGACTGATCACGAGCAGCTATATCATCAACTTCCTGCAGATAAGCCGACTAATATTGTTTCGAAAATAAGAGAGGAGTTGAAAAACGATGGGACTATCAATTCCTGA
- a CDS encoding PDZ domain-containing protein, whose product MVTEILVEVARAFGRLFINPIFYLAIIMAIYLGYRRVKRERKYFHIRILWGWSEAIGLLKEGLLIALCISILSIGFGLTLPVQFLYVATISSFLALIIYVFHFLSPIILFTVSLVVLFLFDYFDVSFNLMGLKMNGVNMDEGIAVSAAVLAGLLLVAEGMLIRKYGAKYASPIVENSKRGLKAVAFLSKKIWVLPIFFVVPGNVIDNYFPWWPQISFASTQFSLVLFPMIIGFQQMTRHTLPANLYPKLGRTVILLGEFVIIGGLVAYFVPLVGFAMLVVGLVARVAISIRYAIREQKDVYAVSAKSNGVMIAGVLPNSPAEKMGLDVGEIIRKVNGIEVHSERQLYEALQINAAHCRLEVLNHQNEVRLTQHVVYHGDHHRIGLLVAE is encoded by the coding sequence ATGGTTACAGAAATATTAGTAGAGGTTGCTAGAGCATTTGGACGATTATTTATAAATCCAATCTTCTATTTAGCAATTATAATGGCTATCTATTTAGGCTATCGTCGTGTGAAGAGGGAAAGAAAATACTTTCATATTCGTATTTTATGGGGATGGTCTGAAGCGATTGGATTATTGAAAGAAGGGTTACTAATTGCATTATGTATTTCGATTCTTTCAATCGGTTTTGGATTAACATTACCAGTTCAGTTTTTATATGTTGCGACAATTAGTAGTTTTCTAGCATTGATTATTTACGTTTTTCATTTTCTTTCTCCCATTATACTGTTCACAGTAAGCTTAGTGGTACTCTTCTTATTTGACTATTTTGATGTATCCTTTAATTTAATGGGACTAAAGATGAATGGTGTGAATATGGATGAAGGCATTGCTGTAAGTGCAGCCGTTTTAGCAGGATTACTATTAGTTGCAGAAGGTATGTTAATTCGTAAATATGGTGCCAAGTATGCTTCACCAATTGTAGAAAACTCAAAAAGAGGACTAAAAGCAGTAGCCTTTTTGAGCAAAAAGATTTGGGTGCTGCCGATATTCTTTGTCGTTCCAGGAAATGTGATTGATAACTATTTCCCATGGTGGCCACAAATTTCATTCGCTTCCACCCAATTTTCCCTTGTCCTATTTCCAATGATTATAGGATTCCAACAGATGACTAGACATACGTTACCAGCCAATTTATATCCGAAACTGGGGCGTACGGTCATTCTTTTAGGGGAATTCGTTATAATTGGTGGACTTGTTGCTTACTTTGTGCCATTGGTAGGATTTGCTATGTTAGTCGTAGGTTTAGTCGCGCGAGTTGCAATATCCATTCGATATGCTATTCGTGAACAAAAGGATGTTTATGCAGTATCTGCGAAATCAAATGGTGTGATGATTGCAGGGGTGTTGCCTAATTCTCCGGCAGAAAAAATGGGCTTGGATGTTGGTGAAATCATTCGAAAAGTGAATGGTATTGAGGTTCATAGTGAACGACAATTATATGAAGCATTACAAATTAATGCTGCCCATTGTCGTTTGGAAGTCCTCAATCATCAGAACGAGGTTCGATTAACCCAGCACGTAGTCTATCATGGCGATCACCATCGAATCGGATTATTGGTCGCAGAGTAG
- a CDS encoding AzlC family ABC transporter permease — MTNDSFSQGIKDCVPTLLGYISIGIAFGVIAITSNLSVLEIFLLSVLVYAGSAQFIFCGLYVAGAPVSVIIITIFIVNLRHFLMSLTVAPHLTRYSPLRNIGFGTLLTDETFGVAVTKVMKEKQLGGNWMDGLNLTAYLTWIASCTIGGMIGKWLPNAENWGLDFALIAMFGALLVLNLSDVGKDKLMHYLKLIALMAILLYALLYLLPGHLAVLIATIIVATIGVATEK; from the coding sequence ATGACAAACGACTCATTCTCTCAAGGGATTAAAGACTGTGTTCCTACACTATTAGGCTATATTAGTATCGGCATTGCTTTTGGTGTAATTGCCATTACTTCCAATCTATCAGTTCTTGAAATTTTTCTTTTATCTGTACTTGTTTATGCGGGATCTGCACAATTTATTTTTTGTGGTTTATATGTGGCAGGTGCTCCAGTTTCTGTTATTATTATCACGATTTTCATTGTAAATTTACGTCATTTTCTGATGTCTCTAACGGTCGCACCTCATTTAACACGCTATTCGCCATTACGTAATATTGGGTTTGGCACATTATTAACTGATGAAACTTTCGGTGTGGCTGTTACAAAGGTTATGAAGGAAAAACAGCTTGGCGGCAATTGGATGGATGGTTTGAATCTAACTGCTTATCTTACTTGGATTGCTTCTTGTACAATTGGAGGAATGATTGGAAAGTGGTTGCCAAATGCTGAAAATTGGGGTTTAGACTTTGCCTTAATCGCGATGTTCGGGGCATTGCTTGTTCTTAACTTAAGTGATGTCGGGAAAGATAAGCTCATGCATTACTTAAAGCTAATCGCATTGATGGCTATTCTGTTATATGCATTATTATATTTATTACCGGGACACTTAGCAGTTCTAATTGCAACGATTATTGTTGCTACGATTGGAGTGGCAACAGAAAAATGA
- a CDS encoding TVP38/TMEM64 family protein, translating to MNDFFTVENIETLAAHYRTLGPLIGILLPFIEAFLPFLPLVVIVVANASSYGLWIGFLLSWIGTVLGSYLVFLLTRKFGRHPKLQVFIGKEKVQKLIRWVDMRGLSPLFILLCFPFTPSVLVNIVAGLSNIKKKYYLIVIMAGKFIMIASMSVLGYDLKALLTDPVKLILAGVGIFLLWIVGKGIEKHLNKKVEKDLKAVANKKKMKMSVKKERLL from the coding sequence GTGAACGATTTTTTTACAGTTGAAAATATTGAAACTTTGGCAGCGCATTATCGGACACTTGGACCGCTAATAGGTATTTTACTTCCATTTATAGAAGCTTTTCTTCCATTCCTTCCATTAGTTGTGATTGTAGTTGCTAATGCCAGCTCCTATGGATTATGGATAGGATTTTTACTGTCATGGATAGGTACTGTACTAGGTTCGTACTTAGTTTTCTTACTTACGCGGAAATTTGGTAGACATCCAAAACTTCAAGTTTTTATAGGAAAAGAAAAGGTCCAAAAATTGATCCGATGGGTGGATATGAGAGGGTTAAGCCCATTATTCATCTTACTTTGTTTTCCTTTCACGCCATCAGTCCTTGTTAATATTGTAGCTGGTTTGTCAAATATTAAGAAGAAATATTATTTAATTGTCATTATGGCTGGTAAATTCATCATGATTGCAAGTATGAGTGTGCTAGGCTACGACTTAAAAGCACTTTTAACAGATCCAGTAAAGTTAATCTTAGCAGGTGTAGGAATCTTCCTATTATGGATTGTCGGTAAAGGAATCGAAAAGCATTTAAATAAAAAAGTTGAAAAAGACTTAAAAGCTGTAGCCAATAAAAAAAAGATGAAAATGTCTGTTAAAAAAGAGCGATTGTTATAA
- a CDS encoding peroxiredoxin yields MKKKAIGLGVVMVLVVIMLGTYIKDQIEASEAISEQAVSYEMNLDQVEGLEKGQIAPDFTLETLSGEPLTLSELKGKKVILNFWASWCPPCKKEMPHLQKYYQEEAKEENAVIVAVNLTHTERSLDEIKTVQQFVDSYELSFPIPLMKEKGVDRLYQIMTIPSTFMIDSTGRIQHHIVGPLDQEAIRDYVKSLD; encoded by the coding sequence ATGAAAAAGAAAGCCATTGGTCTAGGGGTAGTAATGGTACTTGTAGTCATTATGCTAGGGACTTATATAAAAGATCAAATAGAAGCAAGTGAAGCGATTTCTGAACAGGCAGTGTCCTATGAAATGAACTTGGATCAAGTAGAAGGATTGGAAAAAGGACAAATTGCACCAGACTTTACGTTGGAAACATTATCTGGAGAGCCCTTAACTCTTTCAGAATTAAAAGGAAAGAAAGTTATTCTCAACTTTTGGGCAAGCTGGTGTCCACCGTGTAAAAAAGAGATGCCTCATCTTCAAAAGTATTATCAAGAAGAGGCAAAGGAAGAGAATGCCGTAATTGTCGCTGTAAACCTTACACATACAGAAAGATCTTTGGATGAAATCAAAACCGTGCAACAATTTGTAGATAGTTATGAATTAAGCTTTCCAATTCCATTAATGAAAGAAAAGGGAGTGGATAGGCTTTATCAGATTATGACCATTCCTTCCACGTTTATGATTGACTCAACAGGTCGCATACAGCACCATATTGTCGGACCACTAGATCAAGAAGCCATACGAGATTATGTAAAAAGTTTAGATTAA
- a CDS encoding AzlD domain-containing protein yields MSISLSIILLMLGCALVTWVPRVVPFILVRNIQLPDVVLRWLAYIPVCILSALVLESLFQAEGNFVIFDWLNLLAFIPTLAVAIWTKSLSKTVIVGVITMAILRLFI; encoded by the coding sequence ATGAGTATTTCTTTATCAATTATTTTATTAATGCTAGGTTGTGCACTTGTCACATGGGTTCCACGAGTAGTTCCCTTTATATTAGTACGAAACATACAATTACCTGATGTCGTATTACGTTGGTTAGCCTACATTCCAGTCTGTATTTTGAGTGCCCTTGTGTTGGAATCACTTTTTCAGGCAGAAGGAAACTTCGTCATTTTTGATTGGCTAAACTTACTAGCGTTCATCCCGACATTAGCTGTCGCTATCTGGACCAAGAGCTTATCAAAAACAGTGATTGTTGGGGTAATTACCATGGCGATTTTGAGACTATTCATTTAA
- a CDS encoding murein hydrolase activator EnvC, whose product MKISKKPFRILMTTAALVLAIQMPVTYAASLSDLKDEKSEVEEQKDQLSNEIKEKSAEIDSIKSKQETLLNQITQITDKITNTNNEINQVTQEIEVATQEIETLKADIVALQEKIDQRNELLAERARALQANGQVSFLDVLLGANSFVDFIDRYSAVNTLMDADRQIMKEQKQDQDKLEEQKLTLEKTKQQLESKKAELDSLKASLNSQKQEKDSLIVELEAQQKQIASEKQVLEEQYEEAVEISDEINAQIAAEQKRLLEIARQQEEARKAANAANGGNSSNSGGGSAPAVSAGNWTKPANGRYTSPYGARIHPITGQYKFHYGIDIANSTGTPVVSAADGVVSYAGRLSTFGNVVMVTHSIEGQIFTSVYAHLNSINVGVGTQVSKGQQIAGMGNTGGSTGTHLHFEIHVGTWVKQSVGSVNPLNYISL is encoded by the coding sequence GTGAAAATAAGTAAAAAGCCATTCCGAATTTTGATGACAACAGCTGCGCTTGTTCTTGCTATCCAAATGCCAGTTACATATGCTGCTAGTTTATCAGATTTAAAAGATGAAAAATCAGAGGTAGAAGAACAGAAAGATCAACTAAGTAATGAGATAAAAGAAAAATCAGCTGAGATTGATTCCATTAAATCCAAACAAGAGACTCTTTTAAATCAAATTACCCAAATAACAGATAAAATAACAAATACAAACAATGAAATTAATCAGGTTACACAAGAAATTGAAGTAGCTACACAAGAAATTGAAACATTAAAAGCTGATATAGTTGCACTGCAAGAAAAAATCGATCAGCGTAATGAACTACTTGCTGAACGTGCTCGAGCTCTTCAGGCAAATGGTCAAGTTAGTTTTCTGGATGTATTGTTAGGTGCAAATAGTTTTGTAGATTTCATCGATCGTTACTCAGCCGTTAATACGTTAATGGATGCCGATCGTCAAATTATGAAAGAGCAAAAACAAGACCAGGATAAGCTCGAAGAACAAAAACTAACTTTAGAAAAAACAAAACAACAATTAGAATCCAAAAAAGCAGAGCTTGATAGTTTAAAAGCATCTCTTAATTCTCAAAAACAAGAGAAAGATAGCTTAATAGTTGAACTAGAAGCTCAGCAAAAGCAGATTGCTAGTGAAAAACAAGTTCTAGAAGAACAATATGAAGAAGCAGTAGAAATAAGCGACGAGATTAATGCACAAATTGCTGCTGAACAAAAAAGACTGCTAGAAATCGCTCGCCAGCAGGAAGAAGCTAGAAAAGCAGCAAATGCAGCAAATGGTGGGAATAGTTCAAATAGCGGTGGAGGTTCAGCTCCAGCCGTTTCAGCTGGAAATTGGACAAAGCCTGCAAATGGACGTTATACAAGTCCTTATGGGGCACGTATACATCCAATCACTGGACAATATAAATTCCATTACGGAATCGATATTGCAAATAGCACAGGTACTCCTGTTGTATCGGCAGCAGATGGAGTTGTCTCTTATGCAGGACGTCTTTCTACATTTGGAAATGTCGTAATGGTTACGCATTCGATTGAAGGTCAGATATTTACATCTGTCTATGCTCACTTGAATTCCATTAATGTAGGGGTTGGAACACAAGTATCAAAAGGTCAACAAATCGCAGGAATGGGGAACACAGGAGGATCTACAGGAACTCACTTACACTTTGAAATTCATGTTGGGACGTGGGTAAAACAAAGTGTTGGAAGCGTAAACCCACTTAATTACATTTCTTTATAG
- a CDS encoding S41 family peptidase: MRKSRFFVLLAAICLIIAGFIFWQNSKQSEIGGTNVSDVAVIDQAYSLIKENSVYGTDEAALIEGAIRGMAGALQDPYSTYYTEKEAALHKQSLAGQRVGIGIEITEKNGKFIVVSPVKSSPAEKAGIRPYDEIVQVDDERLDGKTMGELMQMIQGEAGEKISLVLYRPSTERHIKLSVERAEMNNKTVASKVMNVDETEIGYVSISMFGEKTAEEWVEATKKLISEDVEGIIVDLRDNPGGYLHSVAAVVSSIEKDNSVFAYMQNGKGAMEPLKTSKLEVEDFYLEKMKKFPIIVLQNEGSASASEVMAGAVQSTERALIVGSKSFGKGTVQETWGLNNGGELKLSTNKWLTPERQWIHGKGIEADVEVEQHPLFSLEIVPLTGEFGEGDFSEEVAYTQKVLDGLGYNVTRTDGFYDEKTAEAVVLYRKKNELKAGRHMDDDFFASIREQVIAYKQNVENDTQLNMGLSVMMNRLKGDI; the protein is encoded by the coding sequence ATGAGGAAAAGTCGATTTTTTGTATTACTAGCTGCGATTTGCTTAATTATAGCTGGCTTTATATTTTGGCAAAACTCGAAGCAATCTGAGATAGGAGGTACGAATGTCAGCGATGTTGCTGTAATTGACCAAGCCTATTCTCTGATCAAAGAAAATTCTGTATATGGTACAGATGAGGCAGCTCTAATTGAAGGAGCAATTAGAGGAATGGCCGGTGCCCTTCAAGATCCATATAGTACATACTATACGGAAAAGGAAGCTGCCCTGCATAAGCAATCCTTAGCTGGACAACGCGTCGGAATTGGCATTGAAATCACGGAGAAAAATGGTAAATTTATCGTTGTTTCACCAGTGAAATCTTCTCCTGCTGAAAAAGCGGGAATTCGTCCGTATGACGAAATTGTACAAGTAGATGATGAACGACTTGATGGGAAAACAATGGGTGAATTGATGCAAATGATTCAAGGGGAAGCTGGTGAAAAAATTTCCCTTGTTTTATATCGACCAAGTACAGAACGTCATATTAAACTAAGTGTTGAGCGAGCAGAAATGAACAATAAAACGGTGGCATCAAAGGTGATGAATGTGGATGAAACAGAAATTGGCTATGTATCGATTTCCATGTTCGGAGAAAAGACCGCAGAAGAATGGGTTGAAGCAACAAAAAAATTAATCAGTGAAGATGTAGAAGGAATTATTGTGGACCTACGTGATAATCCAGGCGGTTATTTACATAGCGTAGCAGCTGTTGTAAGTAGTATTGAGAAGGATAATTCTGTTTTTGCTTATATGCAAAATGGAAAAGGTGCCATGGAGCCGTTAAAAACTTCAAAACTTGAAGTGGAAGATTTTTATCTAGAGAAAATGAAGAAATTCCCTATCATTGTTCTTCAAAACGAAGGTAGTGCATCTGCAAGTGAGGTCATGGCAGGGGCAGTTCAAAGCACGGAGCGCGCATTGATTGTAGGTTCTAAAAGCTTTGGTAAAGGGACTGTTCAAGAAACATGGGGGCTTAATAATGGTGGTGAATTAAAATTATCTACCAATAAATGGCTAACACCTGAAAGACAATGGATTCACGGAAAAGGAATCGAAGCAGATGTTGAAGTGGAACAACATCCTTTATTCTCACTTGAAATCGTTCCATTAACAGGGGAATTTGGTGAAGGAGATTTCAGTGAAGAGGTAGCTTATACTCAGAAGGTATTAGATGGGCTTGGCTATAATGTTACAAGAACAGATGGCTTCTATGATGAGAAAACGGCTGAGGCTGTTGTGCTTTATCGTAAGAAAAATGAACTGAAAGCTGGACGCCATATGGATGATGACTTCTTTGCAAGTATTCGGGAGCAGGTAATTGCGTACAAACAAAATGTAGAGAACGATACACAATTAAACATGGGGCTCAGTGTGATGATGAATCGCTTGAAAGGTGATATTTAA